From Streptomyces sp. NBC_00683, one genomic window encodes:
- a CDS encoding ABC transporter substrate-binding protein: MKYRSVAVTTAAALAAGALLSGCGSSDDGGDEPAASGPASLTYWAWAPGLDKVADIWNKGPGKEAGITVTVKKQASGDDLVTKIITAAKAHKAPDLVQAEYQALPTLVSNDVLADISKEAGDAKSAFADGVWQQTTLGSDALYALPQDSGPLMFYYRQDLFKQYGLTVPTTWDEFAETARALKKKAPDKDLTTFSSNDSGLFAGLAQQAGAKWWTTGGDKWKVAIDDPATQKVADFWGGLVKEGAIDNQPMYTPAWNKALNTGKQVAWVSAVWAPGTLTTAAPETKGKWAMAPLPQWTAGENVTGSWGGSSTAVTNDSKNKKAAATFAKWLNTDPAALAALVKESGIYPAATAAQTGGALAQAPDYFSNQPDFYTEAAKIAQGTAPAAWGPNVNVAYTAFKDNFAQAAKTKSDFGPALTAMQDATVADLKKQGFGVSE, from the coding sequence ATGAAATACCGCTCTGTCGCGGTGACCACCGCCGCCGCACTCGCCGCCGGCGCCCTGCTCTCGGGCTGCGGCTCCTCGGACGACGGGGGCGACGAGCCGGCCGCCTCCGGACCCGCCTCGCTGACCTACTGGGCCTGGGCTCCCGGCCTGGACAAGGTCGCGGACATCTGGAACAAGGGCCCGGGCAAGGAAGCCGGCATCACGGTCACGGTGAAGAAGCAGGCGTCGGGCGACGACCTCGTCACCAAGATCATCACGGCGGCCAAGGCGCACAAGGCCCCCGACCTGGTCCAGGCCGAGTACCAGGCGCTTCCCACCCTGGTCTCCAACGACGTCCTCGCCGACATATCCAAGGAGGCGGGCGACGCGAAGAGCGCCTTCGCGGACGGGGTCTGGCAGCAGACCACCCTGGGCTCCGACGCCCTGTACGCCCTGCCGCAGGACTCGGGCCCGCTGATGTTCTACTACCGCCAGGACCTCTTCAAGCAGTACGGCCTGACCGTGCCCACCACCTGGGACGAGTTCGCCGAGACCGCCCGCGCGCTGAAGAAGAAGGCGCCGGACAAGGACCTCACGACCTTCTCCTCCAACGACTCCGGCCTCTTCGCGGGCCTCGCCCAGCAGGCCGGCGCCAAGTGGTGGACCACCGGCGGCGACAAGTGGAAGGTCGCGATCGACGACCCCGCCACGCAGAAGGTCGCCGACTTCTGGGGCGGCCTCGTCAAGGAGGGCGCCATCGACAACCAGCCGATGTACACCCCGGCCTGGAACAAGGCGCTCAACACCGGCAAGCAGGTGGCCTGGGTCAGCGCCGTCTGGGCACCGGGCACCCTGACCACCGCGGCACCGGAGACGAAGGGCAAGTGGGCGATGGCCCCGCTCCCCCAGTGGACGGCCGGCGAGAACGTCACCGGCAGCTGGGGCGGATCCTCCACCGCGGTCACCAACGACTCCAAGAACAAGAAGGCCGCGGCCACCTTCGCGAAGTGGCTGAACACGGACCCGGCCGCGCTCGCCGCGCTCGTCAAGGAGAGCGGCATCTACCCCGCCGCGACGGCCGCCCAGACCGGTGGGGCGCTCGCCCAGGCCCCGGACTACTTCTCCAACCAGCCCGACTTCTACACCGAGGCCGCCAAGATCGCCCAGGGCACCGCCCCGGCAGCCTGGGGCCCGAACGTGAACGTCGCGTACACCGCGTTCAAGGACAACTTCGCGCAGGCCGCCAAGACCAAGTCGGACTTCGGTCCCGCGCTGACCGCGATGCAGGACGCCACCGTCGCCGATCTCAAGAAGCAGGGCTTCGGAGTCTCCGAGTGA
- a CDS encoding beta-galactosidase, producing MPHSASAATPLGLHKLAFGGDYNPEQWPEEVWHEDVRLMREAGVTMVSVGIFSWALLEPEPGSYDFGWLDRLLDLLHVNGIRADLGTPTVAPPAWFYRAHPEALPVSRDGVRYAFGSRGAICHSSAPYRAAAANITEQLARRYANHPALAMWHVHNEYGVPVSACYCDNCAAHFRRWLTGRHGSVEAVNEAWGTNFWGQRYRTLDEIEPPRTTPTVGNPAQQLDYARFADATMRENFTAERDILHRLAPGVPVTTNFMTALSQCDSVDYWAWGREVDIVTNDHYLITDGRRTHVNLAMAADLTRSVAGGAPWLLLEHSTSGVNWQPRNPAKRPGEMARNSLAHVARGSEGAMFFQWRQSRRGAEKFHSAMVPQAGTDSRVWREVTALGAGLGLLEGIRGTRTVADAAMLWDWQSWWAQALEWRPSEEHDARERADTFYASLYDRHLTVDFAHPDADLSAYPLVVVPALYLATEETGRNLRRYVENGGTLVVSYFSGIVDTNDAVHPGPYPGALRDVLGLTIEEFSPLGEGETVRLITPEGAPEGPELTGDLWTDVVIPRGAETVWSYADGIPAGRPAVTRNRLGKGTAWYVSTRLSGPHLDAVLDRACADAAIAPRTGLTHDVEVVRRTGDNGTYLFAINHTGTDTEVALDAPGTELLTGEPAAHSLAVPAGAVRVVRLDG from the coding sequence ATGCCGCACTCAGCGTCCGCTGCCACCCCGCTCGGTCTGCACAAGCTGGCCTTCGGCGGCGACTACAACCCCGAGCAGTGGCCCGAGGAGGTCTGGCACGAGGACGTGCGCCTGATGCGGGAAGCCGGCGTCACCATGGTCAGCGTCGGGATCTTCTCCTGGGCGCTGCTGGAACCCGAACCGGGCAGCTACGACTTCGGATGGCTCGACCGCCTCCTGGACCTGCTGCACGTCAACGGCATCCGCGCCGACCTCGGCACCCCCACCGTCGCCCCGCCCGCCTGGTTCTACCGCGCCCACCCCGAGGCCCTCCCGGTCAGCCGCGACGGGGTCCGCTACGCCTTCGGATCACGCGGCGCGATCTGCCACAGCTCGGCCCCGTACCGTGCGGCCGCCGCGAACATCACCGAACAGCTCGCCCGCCGGTACGCGAACCACCCGGCGCTCGCGATGTGGCACGTCCACAACGAGTACGGCGTCCCCGTCAGCGCCTGCTACTGCGACAACTGCGCCGCCCACTTCCGCCGCTGGCTCACCGGCCGGCACGGCTCCGTCGAAGCGGTCAACGAGGCCTGGGGCACCAACTTCTGGGGCCAGCGCTACCGCACCCTCGACGAGATCGAACCGCCCCGCACCACCCCCACGGTGGGCAACCCCGCCCAGCAGCTGGACTACGCCCGCTTCGCCGACGCCACCATGCGCGAGAACTTCACCGCCGAACGCGACATCCTGCACCGGCTCGCCCCCGGCGTCCCCGTCACCACCAACTTCATGACGGCCCTCAGCCAGTGCGACTCGGTCGACTACTGGGCCTGGGGCCGCGAGGTCGACATCGTCACCAACGACCACTACCTGATCACCGACGGCCGCCGCACCCACGTCAACCTCGCCATGGCCGCCGACCTCACCCGCTCGGTGGCGGGCGGCGCCCCCTGGCTGCTCCTGGAGCACTCCACCAGCGGCGTCAACTGGCAGCCCCGCAACCCCGCCAAGCGCCCCGGCGAAATGGCCCGCAACAGCCTCGCCCACGTCGCCCGAGGCTCCGAGGGTGCGATGTTCTTCCAGTGGCGCCAGTCCCGGCGCGGCGCCGAGAAGTTCCACTCCGCGATGGTCCCGCAGGCCGGCACCGACTCCCGCGTCTGGCGCGAGGTGACGGCGCTCGGCGCCGGCCTCGGCCTGCTGGAGGGCATCCGGGGCACCCGTACCGTCGCCGACGCCGCGATGCTCTGGGACTGGCAGTCCTGGTGGGCGCAGGCCCTGGAGTGGCGCCCCAGCGAGGAGCACGACGCCCGCGAGCGCGCCGACACGTTCTACGCCTCGCTCTACGACCGCCACCTCACCGTCGACTTCGCGCACCCGGACGCCGACCTGTCCGCGTACCCCCTCGTCGTCGTCCCCGCCCTCTACCTCGCCACCGAGGAGACCGGCCGCAACCTGCGCCGCTACGTCGAGAACGGCGGCACCCTCGTCGTCTCGTACTTCTCCGGCATCGTCGACACCAACGACGCCGTGCACCCCGGCCCCTACCCGGGCGCGCTGCGGGACGTCCTGGGCCTGACGATCGAGGAGTTCTCCCCGCTCGGCGAAGGCGAAACGGTCCGCCTGATCACTCCCGAGGGCGCGCCCGAAGGACCGGAACTGACCGGGGACCTCTGGACGGACGTGGTGATCCCACGCGGCGCCGAGACCGTCTGGTCGTACGCCGACGGCATCCCGGCCGGCCGCCCCGCCGTCACCCGCAACCGGCTCGGCAAGGGCACCGCCTGGTACGTCTCCACCCGGCTCTCCGGCCCCCACCTGGACGCCGTCCTCGACCGTGCCTGCGCCGACGCCGCCATCGCACCGCGCACCGGCCTCACCCATGACGTCGAGGTCGTACGGCGCACCGGGGACAACGGCACGTACCTCTTCGCGATCAACCACACCGGCACCGACACCGAGGTGGCGCTGGACGCCCCCGGCACCGAACTCCTCACCGGCGAGCCCGCCGCGCACTCCCTCGCCGTCCCGGCGGGCGCGGTGCGCGTCGTACGGCTCGACGGCTGA
- a CDS encoding glycoside hydrolase family 53 protein: protein MYGTTHTRRAAGTVAALSGLLFAALPAQAAHAATTPANPGFESGSTGWSTYSAGGQSAASFTEAGGHAGSTRLSHWSASAYKVETYQYLSGLTDGTYTLSAWVRSGGGQNSAYIALRNCGGAEQRTDLPPTADGAWIRLVTSVKVTGGACTISLNSDAHAGEWANFDDITFTQGTTGLSVKGGDLSTLPKNEAHGAVYRNASGTAGDAMTILKNSGMNYVRLKVWVNPADGYNNKARVLAMAKRAKALGMKTLIDFHYSDAWADPGKQVKPAAWAGHSYSQLRTDVYNHTYDVLNALKAQGTTADMVQIGNETNAGMLWPEGSTDNWSQLGGLLTSGANAAKAVSSGTKVALHLAKGGDNAGTRWWFDNAVSQGVPFDVIALSYYGYWHGSLSELQTNLDDTASRYGKPVLVAETAYAHTLADDDGLENNVATASQLVTGYPATPAGQAANLRDVMNVVEAVPNGRGLGAVYWEPAWTAVTGSGWDPADPSSGNAWENQAVFDYDGKLLPAASWFSHR from the coding sequence ATGTACGGAACGACGCACACCCGCAGAGCCGCAGGAACGGTGGCCGCACTCTCCGGCCTGCTGTTCGCCGCCCTCCCCGCCCAGGCCGCCCACGCGGCCACCACCCCCGCCAACCCCGGTTTCGAATCGGGCAGCACCGGCTGGTCGACCTACTCGGCGGGCGGGCAGTCCGCCGCCTCCTTCACCGAGGCGGGCGGCCACGCCGGCAGCACCAGGCTCAGCCACTGGTCCGCCTCGGCGTACAAGGTCGAGACCTACCAGTACCTCTCCGGCCTCACCGACGGTACGTACACCCTCAGCGCCTGGGTCCGTTCGGGCGGCGGCCAGAACTCCGCCTACATAGCCCTGCGCAACTGCGGCGGCGCAGAGCAGCGCACCGACCTGCCGCCCACGGCCGACGGCGCCTGGATCCGGCTCGTCACCTCCGTCAAGGTGACCGGAGGGGCCTGCACGATCAGCCTCAACTCCGACGCGCACGCGGGGGAGTGGGCCAACTTCGACGACATCACGTTCACCCAGGGCACCACCGGGCTGAGCGTCAAGGGCGGCGACCTCTCCACCCTCCCGAAGAACGAGGCGCACGGCGCGGTGTACCGCAACGCGAGCGGTACGGCCGGCGACGCGATGACCATCCTCAAGAACTCCGGGATGAACTACGTGCGCCTCAAGGTCTGGGTGAACCCGGCCGACGGCTACAACAACAAGGCCCGTGTGCTCGCCATGGCCAAGCGCGCCAAGGCACTCGGCATGAAGACGCTCATCGACTTCCACTACTCCGACGCCTGGGCCGACCCCGGCAAGCAGGTCAAGCCCGCCGCCTGGGCCGGCCACAGCTACAGCCAGCTCCGCACCGACGTCTACAACCACACGTACGACGTGCTGAACGCGCTGAAGGCCCAGGGCACCACCGCCGACATGGTGCAGATCGGCAACGAGACCAACGCCGGAATGCTGTGGCCCGAGGGGTCCACGGACAACTGGTCCCAGCTGGGCGGCCTCCTGACCTCCGGAGCCAACGCCGCGAAGGCCGTCTCCTCCGGTACGAAGGTGGCACTGCACCTCGCCAAGGGCGGCGACAACGCCGGCACCCGCTGGTGGTTCGACAACGCCGTGTCGCAGGGCGTCCCCTTCGACGTCATCGCCCTTTCCTACTACGGCTACTGGCACGGCTCGCTGTCCGAGCTGCAGACCAACCTCGACGACACCGCCTCCCGGTACGGAAAGCCGGTGCTCGTCGCCGAGACCGCGTACGCCCACACGCTCGCGGACGACGACGGCCTGGAGAACAACGTGGCCACCGCCTCCCAGCTGGTCACCGGCTACCCGGCGACGCCGGCCGGCCAGGCCGCCAACCTCCGCGACGTCATGAACGTCGTCGAGGCCGTCCCGAACGGCCGCGGGCTCGGCGCCGTCTACTGGGAGCCGGCCTGGACCGCGGTCACCGGCAGCGGCTGGGACCCGGCCGACCCCTCGTCGGGCAACGCGTGGGAGAACCAGGCGGTGTTCGACTACGACGGGAAGCTGCTCCCGGCGGCGAGCTGGTTCTCGCACCGGTAG
- a CDS encoding VOC family protein, translating to MTSLVQHITIDCSDAYKLAVFWAGVLDSAVSDDDEPGDPEALVETPRAALLFVTVPEPKRAKNRVHLDLRPDDRSRDAEVERLLALGATLVADHRKPNGRGWATMADPEGNEFCVECSAAERAALSGTRMPVTADDVARAVHLAVDVLKESPADNWQVPAGSLEWSCWETVEHLSDDLFAYAVQLGPRKPPTDTEVPYRWAAEREGGPANSIFADPAAGSAGLLQTLEASGALLTAMVRTTPADVRSHHVFGLSDAEGFAAMGIVETLVHTHDVAEGLSLSWAPPADLCDRVLARLFPGAPDDEDRWAVLLWSTGRADLPGRDRVSSWKWHGAPL from the coding sequence ATGACTTCTCTCGTACAGCACATCACCATCGACTGTTCCGACGCCTACAAGCTCGCCGTCTTCTGGGCCGGAGTCCTCGACTCGGCCGTGTCCGACGACGACGAGCCCGGTGACCCCGAGGCGCTCGTCGAGACGCCTCGTGCCGCACTGCTCTTCGTCACGGTTCCCGAACCCAAACGCGCCAAGAACCGCGTCCACCTCGATCTGCGCCCCGACGACCGCAGCCGTGACGCGGAGGTCGAGCGGCTGCTCGCTCTCGGTGCCACGCTGGTCGCCGACCACCGCAAGCCCAACGGGCGGGGCTGGGCGACGATGGCCGACCCCGAGGGCAACGAGTTCTGCGTGGAGTGCAGCGCCGCCGAGCGCGCGGCGCTGAGCGGGACCCGGATGCCGGTCACCGCGGACGACGTGGCACGGGCCGTGCACCTCGCGGTCGACGTCCTCAAGGAATCCCCGGCGGACAACTGGCAGGTACCGGCCGGATCGTTGGAGTGGAGCTGCTGGGAGACCGTCGAGCACCTGAGCGACGACCTCTTCGCGTACGCGGTCCAGCTCGGCCCCAGGAAGCCGCCGACCGACACCGAGGTGCCCTACCGGTGGGCGGCGGAGCGCGAGGGCGGCCCGGCGAACTCGATCTTCGCGGACCCGGCGGCCGGGTCCGCCGGGCTGCTGCAGACCCTGGAGGCGAGCGGCGCCCTGCTCACGGCGATGGTGCGGACGACTCCGGCGGACGTCCGTTCGCACCACGTGTTCGGGCTCTCCGACGCGGAGGGCTTCGCCGCGATGGGCATCGTGGAGACCCTCGTGCACACCCACGACGTCGCCGAGGGCCTGTCCCTGTCCTGGGCGCCGCCCGCGGATCTGTGCGACCGGGTGCTGGCCCGGCTCTTCCCCGGTGCGCCGGACGACGAGGACCGGTGGGCCGTCCTGCTCTGGTCCACCGGCCGCGCCGATCTGCCGGGCCGCGACCGTGTCAGCTCGTGGAAGTGGCACGGCGCGCCCCTGTAG
- a CDS encoding MFS transporter, translating into MSIRLLPPPGAPRTLAAAQLSNSIGDGMYYTCSALYFTQIVGLSPARLGLGLTIAWAVGSLAGVPLGHLADRRGPRTPAVLLALATAALVASFLVIHSFVPFLLVSCLYATAQSGLSAVRQALLAGLVSPVERTGVLAHMQSTLNAGLAVGAAVGGLALSNGTRHAYLAVFALDAIGFLACALILLRLPAVRPAPRRTGDEPRLAVLRDRPYAVVTLINTVLLLRLPLLSLAIPLWIANRFPQLAWLASGLFVLNTVAVMLFQVRTASRVSDLRSANRTVRRAGVILLASCAVFAVSAARLPAWATVAVLVAGATLQVIGEMKQSAGSWQIAFDLAPPHRTGQYQGFFGTGVAVARTLGPTLVTALLLTWGVPGWLLLGGLFLAAGYAMGPAVRRAEGNRPGAGRETGAPQTLSGAASP; encoded by the coding sequence ATGTCCATACGGTTGCTGCCGCCCCCAGGCGCACCCCGGACCCTCGCCGCCGCCCAGCTGAGCAACTCCATCGGCGACGGCATGTACTACACCTGCTCGGCGCTGTACTTCACCCAGATCGTCGGCCTGTCACCGGCCCGGCTCGGCCTCGGGCTGACGATCGCCTGGGCCGTCGGCTCCCTGGCCGGGGTGCCCCTGGGCCATCTCGCCGACCGGCGCGGGCCACGCACACCCGCGGTCCTCCTGGCCCTGGCCACCGCCGCGCTCGTCGCCTCGTTCCTGGTCATCCACTCGTTCGTACCGTTCCTGCTGGTTTCCTGCCTGTACGCAACCGCCCAGTCGGGCCTCTCGGCGGTCCGCCAGGCCCTGCTCGCGGGCCTGGTCTCCCCCGTCGAACGCACCGGCGTCCTCGCCCACATGCAGTCCACCCTGAACGCGGGCCTCGCCGTGGGCGCGGCGGTCGGCGGCCTGGCCCTGAGCAACGGGACACGCCACGCCTATCTGGCCGTCTTCGCCCTCGACGCGATCGGCTTCCTGGCCTGCGCGCTGATCCTGCTGCGCCTGCCCGCCGTGCGGCCGGCCCCTCGGCGTACGGGCGACGAACCCCGCCTCGCCGTACTGAGGGACCGCCCCTACGCCGTCGTCACGCTCATCAACACGGTCCTGCTGTTGCGACTGCCCCTGCTCAGCCTCGCCATCCCGCTGTGGATCGCCAACCGCTTCCCTCAACTCGCCTGGCTGGCCTCGGGGCTCTTCGTCCTCAACACCGTTGCCGTGATGCTCTTCCAGGTACGGACTGCGAGCCGGGTCAGCGATCTGCGCTCCGCCAACCGCACCGTGCGCCGCGCGGGCGTCATCCTGCTCGCCTCGTGCGCCGTCTTCGCCGTCTCGGCCGCTCGCCTGCCGGCCTGGGCCACCGTGGCGGTCCTGGTCGCCGGTGCGACGCTCCAGGTCATCGGGGAGATGAAGCAGTCCGCCGGGTCCTGGCAGATCGCCTTCGACCTGGCCCCGCCCCACCGGACCGGTCAGTACCAGGGCTTCTTCGGCACCGGCGTGGCCGTGGCCCGCACCCTAGGACCGACGCTGGTCACCGCGCTCTTGCTGACCTGGGGTGTTCCCGGCTGGCTCCTGCTCGGCGGCCTCTTCCTCGCCGCCGGCTACGCGATGGGTCCGGCGGTGCGCCGGGCGGAGGGCAACCGGCCCGGGGCCGGACGGGAGACCGGCGCACCACAGACGCTCAGCGGGGCGGCATCCCCGTGA